In Treponema rectale, a single genomic region encodes these proteins:
- a CDS encoding Ig-like domain-containing protein produces MSITKKSIALACSAFLALSAAVAQEAEESVTTTAVSRPAARKSSAMEIKGDGEVALHGTDYDGFKSLWVDFHGEDWAKVKWSSSNIKILKVDQKGRLFPRALGKVTVTATTKDGRSTSREIEVTKYGPAPTSAGLDLELGLSGEAGVTFGTDLDSGKSGFSSYQDIDLKLKVLNVGEIWSENTDGLPIWGEIRVVLDGDPVRYMVDSSSGTDLYTNDGSYSIEVDRAAIHFGPGYITLWDRNESSLGYVNYTTGSDVAYSFMGADTDRRYGQMVKKPLQSYLSSFDEDDTVYGLSAGYEMDGIFSLGGDIASTLKWTGGNSDPTTDTAEQDATDWLYKVYGHLLVVPGLDVQLGYSNGVLGEDSVKQTDMRFGAQVDYQWDFYDIYYLKPSFGVTMVQQENRGDAYPLISGGILLGWEDKQSAFDYWSTKYDEDDHGAYPGLAFNFQYADANIAAKSVYLNETISDLDHDVLILHGSFNTGDGLLVDNLQAVGAVDVIDATNDRTLIGATIGAKYWTPVAGKFSVEPRVLLTRFYDTEDDANDYMFAKACLCLNYGRAHLELNWESNDLIHGFLNSSSNEVGYKGKFEVTAKVAW; encoded by the coding sequence ATGTCAATAACAAAAAAAAGTATTGCACTTGCATGTTCAGCTTTTTTAGCACTTTCTGCAGCTGTAGCTCAGGAAGCAGAAGAGAGTGTGACTACTACTGCTGTAAGCCGGCCGGCTGCCAGAAAATCTTCAGCAATGGAGATTAAGGGTGACGGTGAAGTTGCTCTGCATGGAACTGATTACGACGGCTTTAAGAGTCTCTGGGTAGATTTCCACGGTGAAGATTGGGCAAAAGTAAAATGGAGCTCAAGTAATATTAAAATCCTTAAGGTAGATCAGAAAGGCCGCCTTTTCCCGCGTGCATTGGGTAAGGTTACTGTTACTGCTACAACAAAAGACGGCAGAAGCACAAGCCGTGAAATTGAAGTTACAAAGTATGGTCCTGCACCAACTAGCGCAGGTCTTGATCTTGAACTTGGTCTTTCAGGTGAAGCTGGTGTAACTTTTGGTACAGACCTTGATTCTGGAAAAAGTGGTTTCTCAAGCTATCAGGATATAGACCTTAAGCTTAAGGTTCTTAATGTTGGAGAAATCTGGAGTGAAAACACAGACGGACTTCCTATCTGGGGAGAAATCCGTGTTGTTCTTGATGGAGATCCAGTTCGTTATATGGTTGACAGCTCAAGCGGAACAGATCTTTATACAAACGATGGAAGCTATTCTATCGAAGTAGACCGTGCAGCAATTCATTTTGGACCTGGATATATCACTCTCTGGGATAGAAATGAATCAAGCCTTGGTTATGTAAACTATACAACCGGATCTGATGTAGCTTACTCATTTATGGGTGCTGATACTGACCGTCGTTATGGACAGATGGTTAAAAAGCCGCTTCAGTCTTATTTAAGTTCTTTTGATGAAGATGATACTGTATACGGACTTTCTGCCGGATATGAAATGGATGGAATCTTCAGTCTTGGTGGTGATATTGCAAGTACATTGAAATGGACTGGCGGTAATTCTGATCCAACAACTGATACTGCAGAACAGGATGCTACAGACTGGCTTTATAAAGTTTACGGACATTTACTTGTTGTTCCTGGTCTTGATGTTCAGCTTGGCTATTCAAATGGTGTTCTTGGTGAAGACAGTGTAAAACAGACTGATATGCGTTTCGGTGCTCAGGTTGATTATCAGTGGGATTTCTACGATATCTATTACCTTAAGCCGTCATTCGGTGTAACTATGGTTCAGCAGGAAAACCGCGGTGATGCATATCCTCTTATTTCCGGCGGTATCTTACTTGGATGGGAAGATAAACAGTCTGCATTTGACTACTGGAGCACAAAATATGATGAAGATGATCACGGTGCTTATCCTGGACTTGCATTCAACTTCCAGTATGCAGATGCAAATATTGCTGCAAAGAGTGTATATCTGAACGAAACAATTTCAGATCTTGATCACGATGTTCTTATCCTTCACGGATCATTCAATACAGGTGACGGTCTTCTTGTAGACAATCTTCAGGCTGTAGGTGCTGTAGATGTTATTGATGCAACAAATGACCGCACTCTTATTGGTGCAACAATCGGTGCTAAATACTGGACACCTGTTGCAGGAAAATTCAGTGTTGAACCACGCGTTCTCCTTACACGTTTCTACGATACAGAAGATGATGCAAATGACTACATGTTTGCAAAAGCATGTCTTTGCCTTAACTACGGTCGTGCACACCTTGAACTTAACTGGGAATCTAACGATCTTATCCACGGATTCCTTAACAGCTCTTCAAATGAAGTTGGTTACAAAGGAAAGTTCGAAGTTACAGCAAAAGTTGCATGGTAA
- a CDS encoding glycoside hydrolase family 43 protein, with product MKKSIFGVVSALLSVYMLTACVSCNEEAETAVPAFANPIYSLVSGYGSTRVGEADPWVYKHSDGYYYYTASYGSSFDRIQLKRAKTIDLLDSGDSAEVTTIVTPKSGNFAKVASYLWAPEIHYIDGTWYLFFTGVCYDSTDAAYSTSVWAVKNYVAKCSSSDPMTGEWTLAGRVRAVKGSTFDASALEDSSDVNKMDLTLYRYAGDTAQAWIMNLDGTPFKVGDQWYYAWAEYVYDGGWADEGESGDGILTFGGREHIDGAGTGAWSAILMGKVVDGSDFTQVTDVRPVTAPEYAWEWGEEVYDENGEINSFDMAHSALVNVNEGPAILQRNGKIFLIYSASACDASYCLGMLSIDADGDLLDASKWTKSETPVFTSSVGNGIYGPGHCSFTTYKGYDVIVYHARTWPKLYSYYGRTNNFTTASDGLSDPYRTGRAKVFTWNKDGSPNFGEAE from the coding sequence ATGAAAAAATCAATTTTTGGTGTTGTTTCTGCACTTCTTAGTGTTTATATGCTTACTGCATGTGTAAGCTGTAACGAGGAAGCTGAAACAGCTGTTCCTGCATTTGCAAATCCAATTTACAGTTTAGTTTCCGGCTATGGTTCAACCCGTGTTGGAGAAGCTGATCCTTGGGTTTATAAGCATTCAGACGGTTATTATTACTATACGGCTTCTTACGGAAGTTCTTTTGACAGAATCCAGCTGAAACGTGCAAAGACAATAGATCTTCTTGATTCTGGAGATTCAGCTGAAGTTACAACGATTGTAACTCCAAAATCAGGTAATTTTGCAAAAGTTGCTTCTTATCTTTGGGCTCCGGAGATTCATTATATCGATGGTACCTGGTATCTGTTCTTTACTGGTGTATGTTATGATTCAACAGATGCTGCATATTCTACTTCTGTTTGGGCTGTAAAGAATTACGTTGCTAAGTGTTCTTCTTCTGATCCTATGACTGGAGAATGGACTTTAGCCGGACGTGTTCGTGCAGTTAAGGGAAGTACTTTTGATGCATCTGCTCTTGAAGATTCTTCTGATGTAAATAAGATGGACTTGACTTTATACCGCTATGCAGGTGATACAGCTCAGGCCTGGATTATGAACCTTGATGGTACTCCATTTAAGGTAGGAGATCAGTGGTACTATGCATGGGCAGAATATGTCTATGATGGTGGCTGGGCTGACGAAGGTGAATCAGGTGACGGAATCCTTACATTCGGTGGAAGAGAGCATATTGATGGCGCAGGAACGGGTGCATGGTCTGCAATTCTTATGGGTAAAGTTGTTGATGGCAGTGATTTTACACAGGTTACAGATGTTCGTCCTGTTACAGCTCCTGAATATGCCTGGGAATGGGGTGAAGAAGTTTATGATGAAAACGGTGAGATCAACTCATTTGACATGGCACACAGTGCTCTGGTAAACGTAAATGAAGGTCCTGCAATTCTTCAGCGCAACGGAAAGATTTTCCTTATCTACAGTGCAAGTGCATGTGATGCAAGTTACTGTCTTGGTATGCTTTCAATTGATGCAGACGGAGATTTGCTTGATGCATCAAAATGGACAAAGTCAGAAACTCCTGTATTTACATCATCAGTAGGAAACGGAATTTACGGACCTGGACATTGTTCTTTTACAACCTATAAAGGATATGATGTAATTGTTTACCATGCCCGCACATGGCCTAAATTGTATTCATATTACGGAAGAACAAACAACTTTACTACAGCTTCAGATGGACTTTCGGATCCATACCGCACAGGACGTGCTAAGGTATTCACATGGAACAAAGACGGTTCACCGAACTTTGGGGAGGCTGAGTAA
- a CDS encoding fibronectin type III domain-containing protein, with translation MKRTLLKTAALALSASLFLAACDDMDDYDDLIAPSAISSVSVKSLDSGTGVEFEWTDPADLDFDHIEVEYKLDGVTQKIEVPAGKEYLEVEDLSHEMGYQFTFYSVDKNGNRRAKKVGAFSTKYNGGYMVSYFKSNNDGNAAYENLFLGSSTDGLNYTGLLNNTYYYKINSSAGSGNTCVRDPYMNRLHDNDESDNISWFIELATDWTNYYGTSNAEYGTTRFTSYWDSQGYSPSILVSVVKVDTENQTVDFYKPVDGDLYGVTETGSLCKRMITIPDEVISARVRPMHAWAPEILMDYDEATGAPKVIATVDGVDYYYGVIWSGNGDAVIQNGDGSYQEIVTSKAAYSGETTIAAEDFDASGYTEGWICRTFINYTNDFYNYTRPYFYFENIDVGDFDSDGDSEETVSEIDATMIKVDNMFYMPYKGEVDGAKDIYFAKSYSLDADSFVIMHNGQWVSRTTDQSTNRGIEGPWVILDTQGRWWLIGDKYSRGGPPTGTNNFVACVSSDITAAPRYWSYHDNDDTYTMPTGIRHAFAFRVTAAEMAAFEAVTAGITY, from the coding sequence ATGAAAAGAACATTATTAAAAACAGCTGCTCTTGCATTATCAGCTTCACTGTTTCTGGCTGCCTGTGACGATATGGACGATTATGATGATTTGATTGCTCCAAGTGCAATCAGCAGCGTAAGCGTAAAAAGTCTTGATTCAGGTACTGGTGTTGAATTCGAGTGGACTGATCCTGCAGATTTGGACTTTGATCATATTGAAGTAGAGTATAAGCTTGACGGTGTAACACAGAAAATTGAAGTTCCTGCCGGTAAAGAGTATCTTGAAGTAGAGGATCTTTCTCACGAAATGGGATATCAGTTTACTTTCTACTCTGTAGATAAGAACGGTAACCGACGTGCAAAGAAGGTTGGTGCTTTTTCTACAAAGTATAACGGCGGCTACATGGTAAGCTATTTTAAGTCTAATAATGACGGAAATGCAGCTTATGAAAACCTTTTCCTTGGTTCAAGTACAGACGGACTTAATTATACAGGACTTTTGAATAATACTTATTACTATAAGATAAATTCTTCAGCTGGTTCTGGAAACACTTGTGTTCGCGATCCTTATATGAACCGTCTGCATGATAATGATGAATCAGATAACATAAGCTGGTTTATTGAGCTTGCAACAGACTGGACAAACTATTACGGTACATCGAATGCAGAGTATGGTACTACGAGATTTACTTCATATTGGGATTCTCAGGGATATTCACCAAGCATCTTGGTATCAGTTGTAAAGGTTGATACAGAAAATCAGACTGTTGATTTTTATAAGCCTGTAGATGGTGATTTGTATGGAGTAACGGAAACAGGTTCTCTTTGTAAGAGAATGATTACTATACCTGATGAAGTTATTTCTGCCCGTGTCAGACCAATGCATGCCTGGGCTCCGGAAATCCTTATGGATTATGATGAAGCAACAGGTGCACCAAAGGTTATTGCTACAGTTGACGGTGTTGACTATTACTATGGTGTTATCTGGAGCGGTAACGGAGATGCTGTCATTCAGAATGGTGATGGTTCTTATCAGGAGATTGTAACTTCTAAGGCTGCATATTCTGGAGAAACGACCATTGCTGCAGAAGATTTTGATGCTTCCGGTTATACCGAAGGCTGGATCTGCCGTACGTTCATCAATTATACCAATGATTTCTATAATTATACACGCCCGTATTTCTATTTTGAAAATATTGACGTAGGTGATTTTGACAGCGATGGTGACAGTGAAGAGACTGTATCAGAAATTGATGCTACAATGATAAAGGTCGATAACATGTTCTATATGCCTTACAAGGGAGAGGTAGACGGTGCAAAAGATATTTACTTTGCAAAATCTTATTCACTGGATGCAGATTCTTTTGTAATTATGCATAACGGTCAGTGGGTATCACGTACAACTGATCAGTCAACAAATCGTGGTATTGAAGGCCCTTGGGTAATTCTTGATACTCAGGGAAGATGGTGGCTTATTGGAGACAAGTATAGCCGTGGTGGTCCGCCAACCGGAACAAATAACTTTGTTGCCTGTGTTTCCAGCGATATCACTGCAGCTCCAAGGTACTGGAGTTATCATGATAATGATGATACTTACACAATGCCAACCGGTATCCGCCATGCATTTGCATTCCGTGTAACAGCTGCAGAAATGGCTGCCTTTGAAGCTGTTACTGCCGGAATTACTTACTGA
- a CDS encoding family 43 glycosylhydrolase, producing the protein MRSFILKKAAAVFSCLSFTAALFSCSSEAGTGTVNQKKEMVIAASTFMLEGGSSADNVKLHWNAVEDAAGYTLTRSDGVELISKTRALTNVLFYDDYGIGDNTYTYTVKAFNSNKVQIASANVTASKGTVTDAVNTFNNSPTVETGVTGLIRKSTLVFDGVYYSYSIGRNGGENVNFIEYTSADGENWDEGRVVVTGDKETYPDAFYDEDLASCKLESTCITSHNGQIVIWSHYEEYGSTYTKACVYCAAGTPGGDFKGYGAYQPQGNASRDLTFFEDDDGRGYLISATLGTMYMYRLSSDWTVVDDSFECVTIQENEWREAPCMIHHDGWYYLFSSRQNGWLPTAGQYISSKTLQGLSGQTGQAIGSKNTFGSQSGGVVKIGNQYAMMANRWSGGWEVPDPVLKELGLWSVQRMLPITLKDGYAFYDFYSTVKYDCEQGVMIPVQRGKIVSYLGDTGLSSTAASGCDGKYAVDGNWIEDKKFYRGSDYDFDFVVNLGSKYNISGVDISFYTLQGSEAYCTYNIYGKENASDASWTLIKDCSSNVMMNFNTWVFEPTETAYKYIKIDILGEKRACTNGSNAPHSTVNGSWCTGLYEVQVYGQ; encoded by the coding sequence ATGAGGAGTTTTATTTTAAAAAAAGCTGCAGCTGTTTTTTCCTGCCTTTCATTTACTGCAGCTTTGTTTTCTTGTAGTTCAGAAGCTGGCACTGGTACTGTAAATCAAAAAAAAGAAATGGTAATTGCTGCTTCTACTTTTATGCTTGAGGGAGGTTCTTCTGCAGATAATGTAAAGCTTCACTGGAATGCTGTTGAAGATGCCGCCGGATATACGTTAACAAGAAGTGATGGTGTTGAACTTATAAGTAAAACCAGAGCTTTAACAAATGTGTTGTTTTATGATGATTATGGTATCGGAGATAACACGTATACTTATACAGTAAAAGCATTCAATTCAAATAAGGTTCAGATTGCCAGTGCAAATGTTACAGCATCAAAGGGAACTGTTACAGATGCAGTTAATACTTTTAATAATTCTCCGACTGTAGAGACAGGCGTTACCGGTCTTATCAGAAAAAGTACGCTTGTTTTTGACGGTGTATATTACAGCTACAGCATAGGTCGTAACGGTGGAGAGAATGTTAATTTTATTGAATATACTTCCGCTGACGGAGAAAATTGGGATGAAGGTCGGGTTGTCGTTACAGGTGATAAAGAAACTTATCCGGATGCGTTTTATGATGAAGATTTAGCAAGTTGCAAACTCGAAAGTACCTGTATAACTTCCCATAATGGCCAGATAGTTATATGGAGTCATTATGAAGAATACGGTTCAACTTATACAAAAGCCTGCGTTTATTGTGCAGCCGGAACACCTGGTGGAGATTTTAAAGGATATGGTGCCTATCAGCCTCAGGGAAATGCAAGCCGCGACCTTACTTTCTTTGAAGATGATGACGGTCGTGGCTATCTTATAAGCGCAACTTTAGGCACGATGTATATGTATCGTTTAAGTTCTGACTGGACGGTGGTTGATGATTCCTTTGAGTGTGTAACTATTCAGGAAAATGAATGGAGAGAAGCACCATGTATGATTCATCATGACGGCTGGTATTATTTATTCAGTTCAAGACAGAACGGATGGCTTCCTACTGCAGGTCAGTATATTTCTTCTAAAACTTTACAGGGGCTTTCCGGTCAGACAGGTCAGGCTATTGGAAGTAAAAATACGTTTGGTTCTCAGTCTGGCGGTGTGGTAAAAATCGGTAATCAGTATGCAATGATGGCAAACAGATGGAGCGGCGGCTGGGAAGTTCCTGATCCTGTACTTAAAGAACTGGGCTTATGGTCTGTACAGCGTATGCTTCCGATAACGCTGAAAGATGGATATGCTTTCTATGATTTTTATTCAACTGTAAAATACGATTGTGAGCAGGGCGTAATGATTCCTGTTCAGCGTGGAAAAATTGTCTCTTATTTAGGAGATACTGGATTGAGTTCAACTGCAGCTTCTGGTTGTGACGGTAAATATGCAGTAGACGGAAACTGGATAGAAGATAAAAAGTTTTACAGAGGCTCTGATTACGATTTTGATTTTGTCGTGAATCTGGGCAGTAAATATAATATTAGTGGTGTAGATATTTCATTTTATACTCTTCAGGGAAGTGAAGCCTATTGTACGTATAACATTTATGGAAAAGAAAATGCATCAGATGCTTCATGGACTTTGATAAAGGACTGTTCGTCTAATGTCATGATGAATTTTAATACCTGGGTTTTTGAACCGACAGAAACGGCATATAAGTATATTAAGATAGATATTTTGGGCGAAAAAAGGGCATGTACTAACGGCAGCAATGCACCTCATTCTACTGTTAACGGTTCGTGGTGTACCGGCCTTTATGAAGTACAGGTTTACGGACAATGA
- a CDS encoding discoidin domain-containing protein: MKYRKSACLVAACGIFMVLASCSDGGGSISVSKPDFVVAAQAFELDGETTVDNFKLHWNDYEGASYYRLYRSTSSGGSWTEVIEKSTRQKIPGTMYDVYDAGTTTYYYKVQAYSSKNKLLAETSPVKCVPFTDTTSGDVFDNTVQSLVNKPSDEIFTQGKYWRYIYNRVNNAVWYVEQWSLTGYPDDSEWTTSDNGYDGIVISGNPEHFEDGTENPRYCEYLATSYNDGKGCKLESTSYQVRPDGVVVNWSHYENGADYSLGQVLCIYGTPGSGILTAAEAPYHPKSNESRDLVSFVDTDGSAYIIGSTTSAQTAYKLDETWTKLDKNTSAITIYKGSREAPCFRVVDGWYYLFSSEQAGWYPTQGAYMSSNKLSGLAEDSLHSIGNRTTFGAQSGQIDKIGSNYYMLANRWSQGWRYHDPAIPTDSYLGTSGIAFAQRMLPILFKDGYAFYDYYPEIKYDYEQGLVIPVQKGKLLSIGCSTIRSTEANASYPASNAVDGISYAPDASKPSWGAYNGYALSSNAAYSFVVQLDNPAYIKEVDVTFRNYNGSESASQYTIDGSIGGTSWTTLKDKSSNYIIGFNENIIDEDVAGAAKYRYIRINVTAINDVNHNTSGAWWTAGIHEVSVYGSEE, translated from the coding sequence ATGAAATATAGGAAAAGTGCCTGTTTAGTCGCAGCCTGCGGTATTTTTATGGTTCTGGCTTCATGCAGTGACGGGGGAGGAAGCATTTCTGTCTCTAAACCGGATTTTGTAGTTGCAGCACAGGCTTTTGAACTTGACGGAGAAACAACTGTGGATAATTTTAAGCTGCACTGGAATGATTATGAAGGTGCTTCTTATTACAGGTTGTATCGTTCAACAAGTTCCGGTGGTTCCTGGACAGAAGTAATTGAAAAGTCTACAAGACAGAAGATTCCTGGAACAATGTATGACGTATATGATGCCGGTACGACAACTTATTATTATAAAGTTCAGGCATATTCAAGTAAAAATAAACTGCTGGCAGAAACTTCCCCGGTAAAGTGCGTGCCTTTTACTGACACAACTTCGGGAGATGTTTTTGATAATACAGTTCAGTCACTGGTAAATAAACCTTCGGATGAGATTTTTACCCAGGGAAAATACTGGCGTTATATTTATAATCGTGTAAATAATGCCGTATGGTATGTAGAACAGTGGAGCTTGACAGGATATCCGGATGATTCAGAGTGGACAACAAGTGATAATGGTTATGACGGAATCGTAATTTCCGGCAATCCTGAGCATTTTGAAGACGGTACAGAAAATCCCCGCTATTGTGAATATCTTGCAACTTCCTATAACGACGGAAAGGGCTGTAAACTTGAATCTACCAGTTATCAGGTTCGTCCGGATGGTGTTGTTGTAAACTGGTCTCACTATGAAAACGGGGCAGATTATTCTCTGGGACAGGTACTCTGTATTTACGGAACCCCGGGAAGCGGTATTCTGACAGCAGCAGAAGCACCTTATCATCCTAAATCAAATGAATCCCGTGATCTGGTTTCTTTTGTTGATACAGACGGAAGTGCATACATTATAGGTTCAACAACCAGTGCACAGACTGCCTATAAGCTGGATGAAACATGGACTAAGCTCGATAAAAATACATCTGCGATAACAATCTATAAAGGTTCCAGGGAAGCTCCTTGTTTCCGTGTCGTTGACGGCTGGTATTATCTTTTCAGTTCTGAACAGGCAGGCTGGTATCCGACCCAGGGCGCTTATATGAGTTCAAATAAACTTTCCGGCCTGGCAGAAGATTCCCTTCATTCAATCGGAAACAGAACGACTTTTGGAGCACAGAGCGGGCAGATAGATAAAATCGGCAGCAATTATTATATGCTTGCAAACCGATGGAGCCAGGGATGGCGTTATCATGACCCTGCAATTCCAACAGACAGTTATCTTGGAACAAGCGGCATTGCTTTTGCACAGCGAATGCTTCCTATTCTTTTTAAGGATGGCTATGCTTTTTATGACTATTATCCAGAAATTAAATATGACTACGAACAGGGACTGGTTATTCCGGTTCAGAAAGGCAAGTTACTGTCTATAGGCTGTTCAACTATAAGAAGTACTGAGGCAAATGCAAGTTATCCGGCTTCTAATGCTGTTGACGGAATCAGTTATGCACCTGATGCATCTAAACCGTCATGGGGTGCTTACAACGGTTATGCATTGAGTTCGAATGCTGCATACAGTTTTGTAGTTCAGCTTGATAATCCTGCATACATTAAGGAAGTTGACGTTACTTTCCGTAATTATAACGGTTCGGAAAGTGCAAGCCAGTATACGATTGACGGAAGTATTGGCGGAACTTCGTGGACAACTTTAAAAGACAAAAGCTCTAATTATATCATTGGCTTTAATGAAAATATTATAGATGAAGATGTCGCCGGGGCTGCAAAATATCGTTATATCAGAATAAATGTAACGGCTATAAATGATGTTAATCATAATACCAGCGGTGCCTGGTGGACGGCAGGTATTCATGAAGTATCTGTATACGGTTCGGAAGAATAA
- a CDS encoding glycoside hydrolase family 5 protein produces MKKILTAAFILICAASMLNAKSKNKQFSQITAAELVKEMKTGWNLGNTLDANGCTGLASQESWGQPLTDKKMIDGIAEAGFKTIRIPVSWSNHITGKNHKIDKAWMNRVKQIVDWAIEDELYVIINIHHDNYTSPSGIGYGDGFYPNMVSWNESMLFIKDVWTQISKTFNNEYDEHLIFELLNEPRLREHEHEWWMSDSCNDCKYGAQTLNRLNQVALDAIRKSGGNNSLRFVMVSGLAAAPHSVLDSNIFKMPQDTESGRLLLSVHMYTPYAFAMQTPGETVLTESHKKEVNATFEQLNEKFISNGIPVVIGEYGATNKNNTQERIKWFTNFISESKKYGMCCCLWDNGDWNAANTYEEKFGFYNRKEQSWYFEEIIDAIMNCF; encoded by the coding sequence GTGAAAAAGATTTTAACAGCAGCATTCATCTTAATCTGCGCAGCTTCAATGCTGAATGCAAAGAGTAAAAACAAACAGTTCAGTCAGATTACGGCAGCAGAGCTTGTAAAGGAAATGAAAACCGGCTGGAATCTGGGTAATACCCTGGATGCAAACGGATGCACCGGACTTGCCTCTCAGGAAAGCTGGGGACAGCCTCTTACCGATAAAAAAATGATTGACGGAATAGCAGAGGCAGGATTTAAAACAATACGAATTCCCGTAAGCTGGTCAAATCATATTACAGGAAAGAATCATAAAATTGACAAAGCCTGGATGAACCGTGTTAAACAGATTGTAGACTGGGCTATTGAAGATGAACTTTACGTTATAATAAACATTCACCATGACAACTATACCAGTCCCTCAGGAATCGGCTACGGAGACGGCTTTTATCCTAATATGGTAAGCTGGAACGAAAGCATGCTGTTTATAAAAGATGTATGGACCCAGATAAGCAAAACCTTTAACAACGAATATGACGAGCATCTTATTTTTGAACTGCTGAATGAACCGCGCCTCAGGGAACACGAACATGAGTGGTGGATGTCCGACAGCTGTAATGACTGTAAGTACGGCGCCCAGACACTGAACCGGCTTAATCAGGTTGCCCTTGATGCAATCAGAAAATCAGGAGGAAACAACAGCCTGCGTTTTGTAATGGTTTCAGGGCTTGCTGCAGCACCTCACAGCGTTCTCGATTCAAATATTTTCAAGATGCCTCAGGATACAGAATCTGGAAGACTTCTTCTTTCAGTACATATGTATACTCCATACGCTTTTGCAATGCAGACCCCTGGAGAAACAGTCCTCACAGAAAGTCACAAAAAAGAAGTTAATGCAACCTTTGAACAGCTGAATGAAAAATTCATCTCCAATGGAATTCCTGTCGTAATCGGAGAATACGGCGCAACCAATAAAAACAACACTCAGGAACGGATTAAGTGGTTTACAAATTTTATAAGTGAATCAAAAAAATACGGAATGTGCTGCTGTCTCTGGGATAACGGAGACTGGAATGCCGCAAACACTTATGAAGAAAAATTCGGCTTTTACAACAGAAAAGAACAGAGCTGGTACTTTGAAGAAATTATCGATGCAATAATGAACTGCTTCTAA